In Halorhabdus tiamatea SARL4B, a genomic segment contains:
- a CDS encoding uL15m family ribosomal protein, protein MTDKSKRQRGSRTHGGGTHKNRRGAGHRGGRGDAGRDKHEMHNYPPIGKSGFTRPEKTQDDVATVDVQTLDEDAVLLAADGLAEETDGGYEIDARDVVEDGYEADVVKVLGGGQVRNELTVVADAFSDAAREKIDAAGGSTELSDRGEQRQDKEDADADTE, encoded by the coding sequence ATGACAGACAAGAGCAAACGCCAGCGCGGCTCGCGAACGCACGGCGGTGGCACGCACAAGAACCGGCGCGGTGCCGGTCACCGCGGTGGTCGTGGTGACGCCGGTCGCGACAAACACGAGATGCACAACTACCCGCCGATCGGCAAGAGCGGGTTCACGCGACCGGAGAAGACCCAGGACGACGTCGCGACTGTCGACGTCCAGACGCTCGACGAGGACGCCGTCCTGCTGGCTGCCGACGGACTCGCCGAGGAGACCGACGGCGGCTACGAGATCGACGCCCGTGACGTCGTCGAGGACGGCTACGAGGCCGACGTCGTGAAGGTTCTCGGCGGCGGGCAGGTTCGCAACGAGCTGACCGTCGTCGCCGACGCCTTCTCCGATGCGGCCCGCGAGAAGATCGACGCCGCTGGCGGCAGTACGGAGTTGAGCGACCGCGGCGAACAACGACAAGATAAAGAGGACGCCGACGCCGACACAGAGTAA
- a CDS encoding 50S ribosomal protein L30 → MEALVQLRGEVDVSGDVVDTLTMLNLGRVNHATLVPETDPYRGMITKVHDVVAHGEPSVETVELLLEKRAEPVEGDEEIDDDWVGWNTNYDDISALAEALVDEETTLQAVGLSPTLRLHPPRKGHDGIKHPTKEGGQLGDHSTEEIDALLEAMR, encoded by the coding sequence ATGGAAGCGCTCGTTCAGCTTCGCGGCGAGGTCGACGTCAGCGGCGACGTCGTCGACACCCTGACGATGCTCAACCTCGGCCGCGTCAACCACGCCACACTCGTCCCCGAGACCGACCCCTACCGGGGTATGATAACGAAGGTCCACGACGTGGTCGCCCACGGCGAACCGTCGGTCGAGACCGTCGAACTCCTCCTCGAAAAGCGGGCCGAGCCCGTTGAGGGCGACGAGGAGATCGACGACGACTGGGTCGGCTGGAACACTAACTACGACGACATCTCGGCGCTGGCCGAGGCGCTGGTCGACGAGGAGACGACGCTGCAGGCGGTCGGTCTCTCGCCGACGCTGCGTCTGCACCCGCCCCGGAAGGGTCACGACGGCATCAAACACCCCACCAAAGAGGGTGGCCAACTCGGCGATCACTCGACCGAAGAGATCGACGCACTGCTGGAGGCGATGCGATAA
- a CDS encoding 30S ribosomal protein S5, with protein MSADGWEPRTRLGRQVADGEIDSMSDALNAGLPLKEPEIVDQLVPGLEDEVLDINMVQRMTDSGRRVKFRCVVVVGNRDGLVGYAEGRDDQVGGAIQKAIEVAKLNMIDVSRGCGSWECGCGRPHTVALRTTGKAGSVEVELQPAPRGLGLAGGETVRHVLELAGIEDIWTRSSGNTRTTVNFAKATFNALRNTAEARVPEHAFDEREVIE; from the coding sequence ATGAGCGCAGACGGATGGGAACCACGAACGCGGCTCGGCCGACAGGTCGCCGACGGCGAGATCGACTCGATGTCGGATGCGCTGAACGCCGGGTTGCCACTGAAGGAACCGGAGATCGTCGACCAGCTCGTCCCCGGGCTCGAAGACGAAGTACTGGACATCAACATGGTCCAGCGCATGACCGACTCTGGCCGCCGGGTGAAGTTCCGGTGTGTCGTCGTCGTGGGCAACCGCGACGGCCTCGTCGGCTACGCCGAGGGGCGTGACGACCAGGTCGGCGGCGCGATCCAGAAGGCCATCGAGGTCGCCAAGCTCAACATGATCGACGTCTCCCGCGGATGCGGCTCGTGGGAGTGTGGCTGCGGACGACCCCACACGGTCGCACTCCGCACCACGGGCAAGGCCGGCAGCGTCGAGGTCGAACTCCAGCCCGCCCCGCGTGGGCTCGGACTGGCCGGCGGTGAGACCGTCCGGCACGTGCTGGAACTGGCCGGCATCGAAGACATCTGGACGCGCAGTAGCGGGAACACGCGCACGACGGTCAACTTCGCGAAGGCGACGTTCAACGCCCTCCGGAACACGGCCGAGGCGCGCGTCCCCGAGCACGCTTTCGACGAACGTGAGGTGATCGAGTGA